The proteins below come from a single Chitinophaga pinensis DSM 2588 genomic window:
- a CDS encoding FecR family protein, which yields MNQPNNPDRINLLAQKWQEGTITAEEREEFEKWYNNFDNSLEINSDESQTAMEQRLYSLIAQKGNIRTKQTIKWPRLAAAASILLCLSIGSYYYIRQGEVKQAAKVINQDVSPGSNKATLTLSNGQQISLNDAGNGPLAVQGNTNITKTSDGNLAYEPADKHTPVSASIIYNTVTTPLGGQYHLSLADGSEVWLNAGSSIKYPTSFNGTERKVEITGEVYFEIAHNAAKPFRVLTSQQVVEVLGTHFNVNAYLDETDIKTTLLEGSVKVTGSNNTKIIQPGEQAVLNSNGLNVTKADLEEAVAWKNGEFRFNDEKIGSIMRKLSRWYDIEVTFKGPVPEEGFNGKISRYKNISQALKMLEKTKAVHFQIEGKKVVVTQ from the coding sequence ATGAATCAACCAAACAACCCAGATCGGATTAACCTTCTCGCCCAAAAATGGCAGGAGGGCACTATAACAGCAGAAGAACGGGAGGAATTCGAAAAGTGGTACAATAATTTTGACAACTCTCTGGAAATAAACTCGGATGAATCGCAGACAGCAATGGAGCAGCGACTTTATAGTCTTATTGCCCAAAAAGGAAATATCCGTACAAAACAAACTATAAAATGGCCGCGCCTGGCAGCAGCGGCATCAATACTCCTTTGCCTGAGTATCGGCAGTTATTATTATATCAGGCAGGGTGAAGTAAAACAAGCCGCAAAGGTCATCAATCAGGACGTATCTCCAGGCAGTAATAAAGCGACACTGACCTTGTCGAATGGTCAGCAAATCTCGCTGAATGATGCAGGAAATGGTCCGTTGGCTGTCCAGGGAAATACTAACATCACCAAAACATCAGACGGGAATCTCGCTTATGAACCGGCGGACAAGCATACACCGGTATCTGCTTCAATTATTTACAATACAGTGACCACACCATTGGGGGGCCAATACCATCTTAGCCTGGCAGACGGAAGTGAGGTATGGTTGAACGCCGGTTCATCTATTAAATACCCGACAAGCTTTAACGGAACAGAACGAAAAGTCGAGATCACCGGCGAGGTTTACTTCGAAATTGCGCATAATGCGGCTAAGCCTTTCCGGGTCCTTACTTCACAGCAGGTCGTAGAAGTATTGGGCACACATTTTAATGTAAATGCATATCTGGACGAGACAGATATCAAAACCACTTTGCTGGAAGGTTCGGTGAAAGTAACCGGATCGAATAATACCAAAATCATACAACCAGGAGAACAGGCCGTTTTGAACAGCAATGGCCTGAATGTTACAAAAGCAGACCTGGAAGAAGCCGTTGCGTGGAAAAACGGTGAATTCCGGTTCAATGATGAAAAGATCGGCAGTATCATGCGCAAGCTCTCGCGCTGGTATGACATAGAAGTCACCTTCAAAGGTCCGGTGCCGGAAGAAGGGTTTAATGGAAAAATATCCCGGTACAAGAATATCAGCCAGGCATTAAAGATGCTCGAAAAAACAAAGGCCGTTCATTTTCAGATTGAAGGAAAGAAAGTAGTTGTGACGCAGTAG
- a CDS encoding RNA polymerase sigma factor, with protein MTYYKKLTDPELADLLKTGDEAAFKVVYQTYWDKLLVIAGKRLGDINEAEETVQDIFLNLWRRREKFELKVNFEHYFAVAVKFEVINRLAKRSREQQRNDAFAKETPVQQLPVDVRFDLETLRKELETTINTLPPKCQLIFRMSREGNLTNKKIAEALHISEKAVEKHITTALKVLRSRFGSRFTIVLLLLSGMKH; from the coding sequence ATGACGTATTATAAGAAGCTCACGGATCCGGAGTTGGCCGACCTGTTGAAGACCGGCGACGAAGCTGCTTTTAAAGTGGTCTATCAGACGTATTGGGACAAATTGCTTGTCATCGCAGGCAAACGTCTGGGAGATATCAATGAAGCAGAAGAAACCGTTCAGGATATCTTCCTGAATCTCTGGCGGCGTAGGGAAAAGTTTGAGCTGAAAGTCAATTTTGAACATTATTTTGCTGTGGCCGTCAAATTTGAGGTCATCAACCGACTGGCAAAAAGGTCCAGGGAACAGCAAAGAAATGATGCCTTTGCAAAAGAAACCCCGGTACAGCAGCTTCCTGTAGATGTCCGTTTCGACCTGGAAACGCTCCGTAAGGAACTGGAAACAACGATTAATACGCTTCCTCCCAAATGTCAGCTGATCTTCAGAATGAGCCGGGAAGGCAACCTGACGAATAAGAAAATTGCAGAAGCCCTTCATATTTCAGAAAAGGCCGTCGAAAAACATATCACTACTGCACTGAAAGTGCTCAGGTCCCGTTTCGGATCCCGTTTTACCATTGTATTGCTGTTATTGTCAGGCATGAAACATTAA
- a CDS encoding NUDIX hydrolase → MQTEEEFRDFILNGHLYYIPHVTIDCAIFGYHAQQLKLLLIKHRNIDNWSLPGGYIKRAEKLLDAANRNIKDRTGIDNLFLQQFKTFGDPDRIQFDKFDKKKWLEDTGLPSWEGNWLINQTISVGFYAITDFSKTRLQTDFITEACAWFDINNLPPLEYDHDEMVQEAMHTMRLHLYHYPIGLNMLPEKFTLSEIHALYETLLGKKLDVSNFPKKLLALRLLKKLDEKRSIGAHRSPHLYSFDKEMYALALKEGLVLS, encoded by the coding sequence ATGCAAACAGAAGAAGAATTCAGGGATTTTATACTAAACGGACACTTGTATTACATTCCCCACGTTACTATCGACTGTGCTATCTTTGGTTACCATGCACAGCAACTCAAGCTGTTGCTTATCAAACACAGAAACATCGATAACTGGTCTTTGCCAGGGGGATATATTAAGCGTGCTGAGAAGTTGCTGGACGCTGCCAATCGCAATATAAAAGACCGTACAGGCATTGACAATCTGTTTTTGCAGCAATTCAAGACTTTTGGCGATCCGGATCGCATTCAGTTTGACAAATTCGATAAAAAGAAATGGCTGGAAGACACCGGATTGCCATCCTGGGAGGGCAACTGGCTTATTAATCAGACGATTTCGGTTGGTTTTTACGCTATTACTGATTTTTCAAAAACCAGACTACAGACAGACTTCATTACTGAGGCATGTGCCTGGTTTGACATTAATAATCTGCCACCGCTGGAATATGATCATGACGAAATGGTGCAGGAAGCGATGCATACCATGCGACTGCATCTGTATCACTATCCGATCGGGCTCAATATGCTGCCTGAAAAATTTACTTTGAGCGAGATCCATGCTTTATATGAGACATTATTGGGGAAAAAGCTGGACGTCAGTAACTTTCCAAAGAAACTGCTTGCGCTCAGACTGCTAAAAAAACTGGATGAAAAAAGGAGCATTGGCGCACACCGCTCGCCACATTTATATAGCTTTGATAAAGAAATGTATGCGTTAGCTTTGAAAGAGGGACTGGTATTAAGTTAA